Proteins encoded within one genomic window of Solibaculum mannosilyticum:
- a CDS encoding TetR/AcrR family transcriptional regulator, protein MAKQKVGVYDRVLECAKEEFLSRGFLDASLRTIAQEAETSTGSIYTRFGDKEGLFRALAEPVVDEFKAMFRKVQEDFHQFPEEEQRAEMGQYTARHQEDLLDYIYDHFDVFRLLLDGAHGTRFSRFLDELVDIEVEYTYKYMEVIGCESVKSGLVTEEFIHIIVTAYFNGMFEVVRHNMDRAAAHRYVKMLNRYHMAGFGTVFDPQP, encoded by the coding sequence GTGGCAAAACAAAAGGTGGGCGTCTATGACCGGGTGCTGGAGTGCGCCAAGGAGGAGTTTTTGTCCAGGGGATTTCTGGACGCTTCCTTGCGTACCATCGCCCAGGAAGCGGAGACCAGCACCGGGTCAATCTACACCCGCTTTGGGGACAAAGAGGGGCTGTTCCGCGCCCTCGCGGAGCCGGTGGTGGATGAATTTAAGGCCATGTTCCGCAAGGTCCAGGAGGACTTTCACCAATTCCCGGAGGAGGAGCAGAGGGCCGAGATGGGCCAGTACACTGCCCGCCATCAGGAAGACCTGTTGGACTACATCTACGACCACTTTGATGTATTCCGCCTGCTGCTGGACGGGGCCCATGGTACCCGGTTTTCGCGCTTCCTGGACGAACTGGTGGACATCGAGGTGGAGTACACCTACAAGTACATGGAGGTCATCGGTTGCGAGAGCGTCAAATCCGGCCTGGTGACGGAGGAGTTCATCCATATCATCGTCACCGCCTACTTCAACGGCATGTTCGAGGTGGTGCGGCACAACATGGACCGCGCCGCCGCCCACCGCTATGTCAAGATGCT